The following are from one region of the Carnobacterium gallinarum DSM 4847 genome:
- a CDS encoding APC family permease, protein MGETDLKKGVSGLTALTVVVGTVIGAGIFFKPTAVYGAAGSPGLGLIAWILGGVIAIAGGLTVAEIGTIYTETGGMMIYLEKVFGKWVGFLVGWAQMVVYFPANIAALAIIFATQIVSLFDLSESILVPIAVGTASFVIILNLLGTKYGGFIQNSATFLKLVPIAVIIVAGLAYSGGGVVRLFPISVADHPVVTSLGSALVATVFAYDGWMNVGTLAGEMKNPGKVLPKVIIGGLSIVMAVYILINIAYLFVLSPNELAATDTPAAAVAHGLFGNFGGKLVTIGILVSVFGGINGYTMSGLRIPYTLAKQNMLPFSHWFGKLHPKSAMPVNGGFVMLIISLIMILSGQFNQLTDLMVFVIWIFNTLTFAAVVKLRRTEPTLHRPYRVPLYPVVPIIAILGGLYIILNTLVVQPENAALGLLLTLAGIPVYLYCKKKNN, encoded by the coding sequence ATGGGAGAAACAGACTTGAAAAAAGGCGTCAGTGGTTTGACGGCTTTAACAGTTGTTGTTGGAACTGTAATTGGAGCTGGAATTTTCTTTAAACCAACGGCTGTTTATGGAGCGGCAGGATCACCTGGTTTAGGCTTAATCGCTTGGATTTTAGGAGGTGTTATCGCAATTGCTGGTGGATTAACAGTTGCTGAAATCGGTACAATTTACACGGAAACAGGCGGTATGATGATCTACTTGGAAAAAGTCTTTGGTAAATGGGTAGGCTTTTTAGTAGGTTGGGCTCAGATGGTTGTTTATTTCCCAGCAAATATTGCCGCATTAGCAATTATTTTTGCAACTCAGATTGTTAGTTTATTTGATTTATCGGAATCAATTTTAGTACCTATTGCAGTAGGTACAGCAAGTTTTGTCATCATTCTGAATTTATTAGGAACGAAATACGGGGGCTTTATTCAAAATAGTGCAACGTTTTTAAAATTAGTGCCAATTGCTGTGATTATTGTTGCTGGTTTGGCTTACTCAGGTGGTGGGGTTGTTCGGTTATTTCCAATAAGTGTAGCCGATCATCCAGTTGTTACCAGCTTGGGATCAGCCTTAGTCGCGACAGTTTTTGCTTATGATGGATGGATGAACGTTGGAACATTAGCCGGAGAAATGAAAAATCCAGGGAAAGTCTTACCTAAAGTAATTATTGGAGGATTATCTATTGTCATGGCGGTTTATATTTTAATTAATATTGCCTATCTATTCGTGCTAAGTCCAAATGAGTTAGCAGCAACAGATACGCCTGCAGCAGCAGTAGCTCATGGGTTGTTTGGTAATTTTGGTGGGAAATTAGTGACGATTGGTATTTTAGTTTCCGTTTTTGGTGGAATTAATGGTTATACAATGTCTGGCTTACGAATTCCTTATACGTTAGCTAAGCAAAATATGTTGCCATTTAGCCATTGGTTTGGCAAGCTTCATCCTAAAAGTGCAATGCCTGTTAATGGTGGATTTGTGATGCTGATTATCTCATTAATCATGATTCTATCCGGTCAGTTTAATCAGCTGACAGACTTGATGGTTTTTGTCATTTGGATTTTTAATACATTAACCTTTGCAGCAGTAGTAAAATTAAGACGAACTGAACCCACACTTCATCGTCCTTACCGCGTTCCTTTATATCCTGTAGTGCCGATTATTGCGATTTTAGGTGGCTTATACATTATTCTGAATACATTAGTTGTTCAGCCGGAAAATGCAGCATTAGGCTTATTATTGACACTTGCAGGAATTCCTGTTTATTTATACTGTAAAAAGAAAAATAATTAA
- a CDS encoding ABC transporter permease — translation MNLAVNDLSLTLALMLVFISMAISYKEKLGLSKDIFFGVIRAIIQLVLVGYLLKYIFQVNNTFLTIVMMLIIIFNASYNASKRNKGLRHSFQVSFIAIFLSTAITISILVLSGAIQFIPSQMIPISGMIASNSMIAIGLCYRSMNTMFQDQRQQVLEKLALGATVKQASLSILQACVKTGMAPTIDSAKTVGIVSLPGMMSGLIFAGVDPVHAIKYQIMVTFMLLSATSIGSVLASYLFYRSYFNEHKQLL, via the coding sequence ATGAATTTAGCCGTCAATGACCTCTCCTTAACATTAGCCTTAATGTTAGTTTTTATTTCGATGGCCATTAGTTACAAAGAAAAACTAGGATTATCCAAAGACATCTTCTTTGGCGTTATTCGAGCCATTATTCAATTGGTTTTAGTTGGTTATTTATTAAAGTACATTTTTCAAGTCAACAATACGTTTCTAACCATCGTGATGATGTTGATTATTATTTTTAATGCTTCTTACAATGCCAGCAAACGAAATAAAGGGCTACGTCACAGTTTTCAAGTTTCCTTTATTGCCATTTTTCTAAGTACAGCCATTACAATCTCAATTTTAGTACTATCTGGCGCCATTCAATTTATCCCTTCTCAAATGATTCCTATTTCAGGAATGATTGCTAGTAATTCAATGATTGCCATTGGGCTTTGTTACCGCAGTATGAACACCATGTTTCAAGATCAACGTCAACAAGTGTTAGAAAAATTAGCCCTTGGAGCAACCGTTAAACAAGCTTCTCTTTCAATCTTACAAGCTTGTGTCAAAACCGGGATGGCGCCTACTATTGATTCTGCTAAGACTGTTGGAATTGTCAGTCTACCTGGGATGATGTCTGGTTTAATTTTCGCTGGAGTCGATCCAGTTCATGCAATTAAGTATCAAATTATGGTTACTTTTATGTTATTATCTGCTACTAGTATTGGTTCAGTCTTAGCTAGTTACCTTTTCTACCGCAGTTATTTTAATGAGCATAAACAATTGCTTTAA
- a CDS encoding ABC transporter ATP-binding protein, with product MTPLIQLNSLSYKKEEQVILSDISLSIQKQDFITFSGPSGSGKSTLLKIIASLLSPTSGEILIAGQNWREIEPTEYRKKISYCFQQPTLFGSTVQDNLTFPYTIRELAFQEQYCLDLLAQVDLPKSYLTKSVQELSGGERQRVALIRNLVFLPQVLLLDEVTAGLDEESKTIVQRLITLLNQDKKLTILQVTHDAEEIKTATNLKTIQAGKLVTHK from the coding sequence ATGACTCCACTTATTCAACTAAATTCCCTCTCTTATAAAAAAGAAGAACAAGTTATTTTATCCGATATTTCCTTATCCATTCAAAAACAAGACTTTATTACTTTTTCAGGACCTTCTGGTAGTGGAAAAAGCACCTTGCTTAAAATTATTGCCTCTTTACTTTCTCCCACAAGTGGCGAAATTTTAATTGCTGGTCAAAACTGGCGTGAAATAGAGCCTACCGAATATCGCAAAAAAATTTCTTATTGTTTTCAACAACCCACTTTATTTGGCTCAACTGTTCAAGATAATTTGACTTTTCCATATACAATTCGAGAACTAGCCTTTCAAGAACAATATTGTCTAGATTTATTAGCCCAAGTTGATTTGCCTAAAAGTTATTTAACAAAGTCAGTTCAAGAACTTTCTGGTGGTGAGCGTCAACGAGTTGCTTTAATTCGGAATTTAGTTTTTCTTCCACAAGTTTTATTATTAGATGAAGTAACTGCTGGTTTAGACGAAGAAAGCAAAACCATTGTTCAGCGTTTGATTACACTATTGAATCAAGATAAGAAGCTAACTATTCTTCAAGTCACTCACGACGCTGAAGAAATAAAAACCGCAACAAATCTTAAAACAATTCAAGCAGGAAAGTTGGTGACACATAAATGA